From the genome of Vicia villosa cultivar HV-30 ecotype Madison, WI linkage group LG2, Vvil1.0, whole genome shotgun sequence, one region includes:
- the LOC131652559 gene encoding protein CDI-like isoform X2 encodes MSLSNENEKNQSSLPTSNGNGIAVVDSAENGNVNSKKPFKIFVGYDPREEIAFQVCRHSIIKRSSIPVEIIPIKQSDLRKTGLYWRERGQFESTEFSFTRFLTPYLADYQGWALFVDCDFLYLADFKELVDLIQDKYAIMCVQHDYAPKETTKMDGAVQTVYPRKNWSSMVLYNCGHPKNKVLSPDTVNSQTGAYLHRFQWLEDDEIGSVPFVWNFLEGHNRVVENDSSTLPKAIHYTRGGPWFEAWKNCEFADLWLNEMEEYLKQAKKESA; translated from the coding sequence ATGAGTTTGAGCAATGAGAATGAGAAGAATCAGTCTTCATTACCAACTAGTAATGGTAATGGAATAGCTGTTGTTGATTCTGCTGAGAATGGGAATGTGAATTCAAAGAAACCCTTCAAGATCTTTGTGGGTTATGATCCACGTGAAGAGATTGCGTTTCAGGTATGTAGACATTCAATCATCAAAAGGTCTTCAATTCCTGTTGAGATCATACCAATTAAGCAATCAGATCTGAGAAAAACTGGTCTATATTGGCGTGAAAGAGGTCAATTTGAGAGCACTGAGTTCTCTTTTACAAGATTCTTAACACCTTATTTAGCAGATTATCAAGGTTGGGCTTTGTTTGTGGATTGTGATTTTCTCTATTTAGCTGATTTTAAGGAATTGGTAGATTTGATTCAAGATAAGTATGCTATTATGTGTGTTCAACATGATTATGCTCCGAAAGAGACGACCAAAATGGATGGTGCTGTTCAAACTGTTTACCCTAGAAAGAATTGGTCTTCGATGGTTTTGTATAACTGCGGTCATCCTAAGAACAAGGTTCTTAGTCCTGATACTGTGAATTCTCAGACTGGTGCTTACCTTCATAGGTTTCAATGGCTTGAGGATGATGAAATTGGTTCTGTGCCTTTTGTTTGGAATTTTCTTGAGGGGCATAATAGGGTTGTTGAAAATGATTCCTCTACTTTACCTAAGGCCATTCATTATACTCGTGGAGGGCCGTGGTTTGAGGCTTGGAAGAATTGTGAATTTGCTGATCTATGGCTTAATGAGATGGAAGAGTACCTGAAACAGGCCAAAAAAGAATCTGCATGA
- the LOC131652560 gene encoding uncharacterized protein LOC131652560: MEDYLFDVMEFMKKPSITETFIDILLCAVPIWLAVMIGLVIGWSWRPRWTGLLFIGLRSKFRFLWTVPPGFGARRLWLAFTALSAFSICRSYWTNFKNKAKAQDPSSHSDNATSSDGIKHATRLGDKADEREQNTVTQADLEHLLHLLEGKDGVMDWQNFMERSTPNMQYKAWRYDSETGSTVYRSRTVFEDATPELVRDFFWDDDFRPKWDAMLAHCKVLEECPNDGTSIVHWIKKFPFFCSDREYIIARRIWQAGNAYYCVTKGVPYPSLPKRDKPRRVDQYFSSWVIKPVESRKGDGQLSACEVTLLHHEDMGIPKDVAKLGVRHGMWGAVKKLHSGMRAYQNARKTDASLSRCALMASKTTKISFDRNLHLSDAASLIEERGQGISNTQQNGPGLDWKWVALGGAIAVVLGIQSGAVGRALLLGAGHRFARR, translated from the exons ATGGAGGAttatttgtttgatgttatggAGTTTATGAAGAAACCCTCGATAACCGAAACATTCATCGATATTTTGCTATGCGCCGTTCCGATTTGGCTCGCCGTCATGATCGGGTTAGTGATCGGGTGGTCGTGGCGGCCGCGGTGGACCGGACTTCTCTTTATCGGTCTCCGGAGCAAGTTTCGCTTCCTATGGACGGTGCCGCCGGGATTCGGTGCTCGTCGGTTATGGTTAGCTTTTACCGCTCTCTCTGCTTTTTCTATTTGCCGTAGTTATTGGACCAATTTCAAAAACAAGGCCAAAGCTCAAGATCCGTCTTCGCATTCCGATAACGCAACCTCCTCCGATGGAATCAAACACGCCACTCG GTTGGGTGATAAGGCGGATGAAAGAGAGCAGAATACAGTTACACAGGCTGATTTGgaacatcttcttcatcttcttgaaGGGAAGGATGGAGTGATGGACTGGCAAAATTTTATGGAGAGGTCTACACCAAATATGCAATACAAAGCTTGGCGTTATGACTCTGAG ACAGGTTCTACAGTTTACCGTAGTAGAACTGTATTTGAAGACGCAACTCCTGAGTTGGTGAGGGATTTCTTCTGGGATGATGATTTTCGTCCCAAATGGGATGCTATGCTCGCACACTGCAAAGTGTTGGAGGAATGCCCTAATGATGGGACATCGATTGTTCACTGGATTAAAAAG TTCCCCTTTTTCTGTAGTGATCGAGAATATATTATCGCTCGAAGGATTTGGCAGGCTGGAAACGCATACTACTGTGTGACAAAG GGGGTGCCCTATCCAAGTTTGCCAAAACGTGATAAGCCCAGGCGTGTAGATCAATACTTCTCTAGTTGGGTAATCAAACCTG TGGAATCTCGCAAAGGTGACGGTCAGTTGTCTGCATGCGAGGTTACCCTTTTGCATCATGAAGACATGGGAATTCCAAAAGATGTTGCAAAGTTAGGAGTCCGCCATGGAATGTGGGGAGCTGTCAAGAAATTGCACTCTGGTATGAGAGCATACCAGAATGCTAGGAAAACAGATGCTTCTTTATCGAGATGTGCATTAATGGCCAGTAAAACAACCAAGATTTCTTTTGATAGAAACTTGCATTTGTCAGACGCTGCGTCTTTGATTGAAGAGAGGGGGCAAGGCATCAGCAACACTCAGCAAAATGGTCCTGGTCTGGACTGGAAGTGGGTGGCCTTGGGTGGGGCTATTGCTGTGGTTTTGGGTATTCAAAGTGGTGCAGTAGGGCGAGCGTTATTGTTGGGAGCAGGGCATAGATTTGCTCGGAGATGA
- the LOC131652558 gene encoding uncharacterized protein LOC131652558 isoform X2 encodes MTSVTQNFATCNRKTSLISSLSLLSSFFSSLNHSNITGNSCKEFIFLKMSGEENKKVKAKTDSELFMNNANECDWKIFKSESCAGANAASRADMKLATTDPLSEIVWSPEKGLSLKCADKNSSLFRVVGPSCYMVLSPPQSVTYCNSITQEPIAVACVDRGNADTMSDSDVKPDSKVGEENNIGKGKKVVEIEDDLHTVVEPIFEYRGSGDPRTNLASSSRNPLGEFESSAENDIRNVDAEAACAATCGVIVKEIKNETQDNEMVLLSDKVLPVSHSPCNSGIRAAENKGKEKFLSDGDANVRLSMDSESNSSVESCNSARFFSTGKKRRNFQQQKLVIGSKRVKNNAEETSGSKSYVKQESSFNNWISSMVKGLSQTIQNDSNTLALRNANADHHNARFEEKLITCRTNQDPEPKNTGFRSIFQSMYGPTLKKVGTRRFHREGESNEDFEPSNMVHGINATPITCFPDNNSLAERHFQSNKFEASTDRYDAGPSQPNIEPLNYFNSKESRKNKQLGNENCSNMDLSKDKEEMASNSSSARQNTNDSDNIDSNAPSGRKETENIDHRRDNPGSLWLTRFAPKSTSPLFNDLSSSPGFANSEQIPEVKTLVHDRIDNEIDENISLKQKSNDFIAVKIECNASCKKNCGSTSSKENKFNDKAITTSPLRLAERKISHMPEEIFDAVKKLQLSRSDILKWITSHGSISELDGFFLRLRVGKLEEGLGGTGYHVAYIIDTGRHSLEQHTRKSLSVKVKGIECMVESHYISNQEFLEEEIMEWWSNTSEAGVEIPSEEELISKFKKKQLLGL; translated from the exons ATGACATCTGTCACTCAAAACTTTGCAACTTGCAACCGAAAAACTTCACTCATTTCCTCACTTTCCCTTCTATCTTCATTCTTCTCTTCTCTGAATCATTCAAACATAACTG GAAATTCATGTAAAGAGTTTATCTTTCTGAAGATGAGtggagaagaaaacaagaaagtaAAAGCAAAGACTGATAGTGAACTCTTTATGAATAATGCCAACGAATGCGATTGGAAGATTTTTAAAAGCGAATCATGTGCAGGTGCAAATGCAGCTTCAAGAGCTGACATGAAATTAGCTACAACTGATCCTCTATCCGAAATCGTTTGGTCTCCGGAAAAAGGTTTAAGTCTTAAATGTGCTGATAAAAACAGTTCTCTTTTTCGCGTTGTTGGACCGAGCTGTTATATGGTTCTTTCTCCGCCGCAAAGTGTTACTTATTGCAACTCTATCACTCAAGAGCCTATAGCTGTCGCGTGTGTCGATAGAGGTAATGCAGATACAATGAGTGATTCAGATGTCAAGCCAGATTCTAAAGTTGGAGAAGAAAATAATATCGGTAAAGGAAAAAAGGTAGTAGAAATAGAGGATGATTTACATACCGTAGTTGAGCCTATATTTGAATATCGAGGCTCTGGTGATCCGCGAACTAATTTAGCGTCCTCCAGCCGAAATCCCTTGGGAGAATTTGAATCTAGTGCCGAAAATGATATAAGAAATGTTGACGCTGAAGCTGCTTGTGCTGCAACATGTGGAGTTATTGTTAAGGAGATTAAAAACGAAACTCAGGACAATGAAATGGTGCTACTTTCCGATAAGGTTCTTCCGGTTTCACATTCTCCATGTAACAGTGGAATTCGCGCGGCGGAAAACAAAGGCAAGGAAAAGTTCTTATCAGACGGGGATGCAAATGTAAGATTATCAATGGATAGTGAGAGCAATTCAAGTGTTGAAAGCTGTAACAGTGCTAGGTTTTTTTCCACAGGTAAAAAGCGGCGTAACTTTCAACAACAGAAGTTGGTAATCGGGAGTAAAAGAGTGAAAAACAACgctgaagaaacttctggttccaAATCGTACGTTAAACAAGAAAGCTCATTCAATAATTGGATTTCAAGCATGGTGAAAGGGCTCTCGCAAACTATTCAAAATGATTCAAACACTTTAGCTCTTAGAAATGCAAATGCAGATCATCATAATGCACGGTTTGAAGAGAAACTTATCACATGCAGAACTAATCAAGATCCTGAACCGAAAAATACAGGATTCAGATCCATTTTTCAGTCCATGTATGGTCCAACCTTGAAGAAAGTAGGAACACGAAGGTTTCACCGAGAAGGAGAAAGTAACGAGGATTTCGAGCCAAGTAACATGGTACACGGAATAAATGCTACTCCAATAACCTGTTTTCCAGATAATAATAGCCTTGCCGAACGACATTTTCAATCAAACAAGTTTGAAGCATCTACAGATAGATATGATGCTGGTCCGTCGCAGCCTAACATTGAACCGTTGAATTATTTTAACAGTAAGGAAAGTAGAAAAAATAAGCAACTAGGGAATGAAAATTGTTCAAACATGGATCTTAGTAAGGACAAGGAAGAAATGGCATCAAATTCATCTTCTGCCAGACAAAATACTAACGATTCTGATAACATAGATTCCAATGCACCATCCGGAAGAAAGGAAACAGAGAATATCGATCACAGAAGAGACAATCCAGGAAGTCTGTGGCTAACTCGATTTGCTCCGAAGTCAACTTCCCCTTTGTTCAACGACCTTTCATCATCACCAGGATTCGCAAACTCAGAGCAAATACCTGAAGTTAAAACCTTGGTCCATGATAGAATCGATAACGAAATAGATGAGAATATCAGTTTGAAGCAGAAATCAAATGATTTTATAGCTGTCAAGATAGAATGCAATGCATCATGCAAGAAAAACTGCGGTTCTACTTCTTCAAAGGAAAACAAATTCAATGACAAGGCTATTACAACATCTCCATTAAGATTGGCTGAAAGGAAGATCTCACATATGCCTGAGGAGATCTTTGATGCAGTGAAGAAGCTTCAATTGTCCCGCTCCGATATCCTGAA ATGGATAACTTCTCATGGATCGATATCTGAACTAGATGGTTTTTTCTTGCGACTGCGGGTTGGGAAGTTGGAAGAAGGACTCGGGGGAACTGGATACCATGTAGCTTATATAATTG ACACCGGGAGACATAGTTTGGAACAGCATACCAGAAAATCTCTGTCAGTGAAAGTAAAAGGAATAGAGTGTATGGTAGAAAGTCATTATATATCCAATCAAGAATTTCTTGAG GAAGAAATCATGGAATGGTGGTCTAACACCTCAGAAGCAGGTGTTGAGATTCCATCTGAAGAAGAATtgatatcaaaatttaaaaagaaacaaTTGTTAGGCCTTTAG
- the LOC131652559 gene encoding protein CDI-like isoform X1, with translation MEMSLSNENEKNQSSLPTSNGNGIAVVDSAENGNVNSKKPFKIFVGYDPREEIAFQVCRHSIIKRSSIPVEIIPIKQSDLRKTGLYWRERGQFESTEFSFTRFLTPYLADYQGWALFVDCDFLYLADFKELVDLIQDKYAIMCVQHDYAPKETTKMDGAVQTVYPRKNWSSMVLYNCGHPKNKVLSPDTVNSQTGAYLHRFQWLEDDEIGSVPFVWNFLEGHNRVVENDSSTLPKAIHYTRGGPWFEAWKNCEFADLWLNEMEEYLKQAKKESA, from the exons ATGG AGATGAGTTTGAGCAATGAGAATGAGAAGAATCAGTCTTCATTACCAACTAGTAATGGTAATGGAATAGCTGTTGTTGATTCTGCTGAGAATGGGAATGTGAATTCAAAGAAACCCTTCAAGATCTTTGTGGGTTATGATCCACGTGAAGAGATTGCGTTTCAGGTATGTAGACATTCAATCATCAAAAGGTCTTCAATTCCTGTTGAGATCATACCAATTAAGCAATCAGATCTGAGAAAAACTGGTCTATATTGGCGTGAAAGAGGTCAATTTGAGAGCACTGAGTTCTCTTTTACAAGATTCTTAACACCTTATTTAGCAGATTATCAAGGTTGGGCTTTGTTTGTGGATTGTGATTTTCTCTATTTAGCTGATTTTAAGGAATTGGTAGATTTGATTCAAGATAAGTATGCTATTATGTGTGTTCAACATGATTATGCTCCGAAAGAGACGACCAAAATGGATGGTGCTGTTCAAACTGTTTACCCTAGAAAGAATTGGTCTTCGATGGTTTTGTATAACTGCGGTCATCCTAAGAACAAGGTTCTTAGTCCTGATACTGTGAATTCTCAGACTGGTGCTTACCTTCATAGGTTTCAATGGCTTGAGGATGATGAAATTGGTTCTGTGCCTTTTGTTTGGAATTTTCTTGAGGGGCATAATAGGGTTGTTGAAAATGATTCCTCTACTTTACCTAAGGCCATTCATTATACTCGTGGAGGGCCGTGGTTTGAGGCTTGGAAGAATTGTGAATTTGCTGATCTATGGCTTAATGAGATGGAAGAGTACCTGAAACAGGCCAAAAAAGAATCTGCATGA
- the LOC131652558 gene encoding uncharacterized protein LOC131652558 isoform X1: MTSVTQNFATCNRKTSLISSLSLLSSFFSSLNHSNITGNFDPNNVSGNSCKEFIFLKMSGEENKKVKAKTDSELFMNNANECDWKIFKSESCAGANAASRADMKLATTDPLSEIVWSPEKGLSLKCADKNSSLFRVVGPSCYMVLSPPQSVTYCNSITQEPIAVACVDRGNADTMSDSDVKPDSKVGEENNIGKGKKVVEIEDDLHTVVEPIFEYRGSGDPRTNLASSSRNPLGEFESSAENDIRNVDAEAACAATCGVIVKEIKNETQDNEMVLLSDKVLPVSHSPCNSGIRAAENKGKEKFLSDGDANVRLSMDSESNSSVESCNSARFFSTGKKRRNFQQQKLVIGSKRVKNNAEETSGSKSYVKQESSFNNWISSMVKGLSQTIQNDSNTLALRNANADHHNARFEEKLITCRTNQDPEPKNTGFRSIFQSMYGPTLKKVGTRRFHREGESNEDFEPSNMVHGINATPITCFPDNNSLAERHFQSNKFEASTDRYDAGPSQPNIEPLNYFNSKESRKNKQLGNENCSNMDLSKDKEEMASNSSSARQNTNDSDNIDSNAPSGRKETENIDHRRDNPGSLWLTRFAPKSTSPLFNDLSSSPGFANSEQIPEVKTLVHDRIDNEIDENISLKQKSNDFIAVKIECNASCKKNCGSTSSKENKFNDKAITTSPLRLAERKISHMPEEIFDAVKKLQLSRSDILKWITSHGSISELDGFFLRLRVGKLEEGLGGTGYHVAYIIDTGRHSLEQHTRKSLSVKVKGIECMVESHYISNQEFLEEEIMEWWSNTSEAGVEIPSEEELISKFKKKQLLGL; the protein is encoded by the exons ATGACATCTGTCACTCAAAACTTTGCAACTTGCAACCGAAAAACTTCACTCATTTCCTCACTTTCCCTTCTATCTTCATTCTTCTCTTCTCTGAATCATTCAAACATAACTG GTAATTTCGATCCGAATAATGTTTCAGGAAATTCATGTAAAGAGTTTATCTTTCTGAAGATGAGtggagaagaaaacaagaaagtaAAAGCAAAGACTGATAGTGAACTCTTTATGAATAATGCCAACGAATGCGATTGGAAGATTTTTAAAAGCGAATCATGTGCAGGTGCAAATGCAGCTTCAAGAGCTGACATGAAATTAGCTACAACTGATCCTCTATCCGAAATCGTTTGGTCTCCGGAAAAAGGTTTAAGTCTTAAATGTGCTGATAAAAACAGTTCTCTTTTTCGCGTTGTTGGACCGAGCTGTTATATGGTTCTTTCTCCGCCGCAAAGTGTTACTTATTGCAACTCTATCACTCAAGAGCCTATAGCTGTCGCGTGTGTCGATAGAGGTAATGCAGATACAATGAGTGATTCAGATGTCAAGCCAGATTCTAAAGTTGGAGAAGAAAATAATATCGGTAAAGGAAAAAAGGTAGTAGAAATAGAGGATGATTTACATACCGTAGTTGAGCCTATATTTGAATATCGAGGCTCTGGTGATCCGCGAACTAATTTAGCGTCCTCCAGCCGAAATCCCTTGGGAGAATTTGAATCTAGTGCCGAAAATGATATAAGAAATGTTGACGCTGAAGCTGCTTGTGCTGCAACATGTGGAGTTATTGTTAAGGAGATTAAAAACGAAACTCAGGACAATGAAATGGTGCTACTTTCCGATAAGGTTCTTCCGGTTTCACATTCTCCATGTAACAGTGGAATTCGCGCGGCGGAAAACAAAGGCAAGGAAAAGTTCTTATCAGACGGGGATGCAAATGTAAGATTATCAATGGATAGTGAGAGCAATTCAAGTGTTGAAAGCTGTAACAGTGCTAGGTTTTTTTCCACAGGTAAAAAGCGGCGTAACTTTCAACAACAGAAGTTGGTAATCGGGAGTAAAAGAGTGAAAAACAACgctgaagaaacttctggttccaAATCGTACGTTAAACAAGAAAGCTCATTCAATAATTGGATTTCAAGCATGGTGAAAGGGCTCTCGCAAACTATTCAAAATGATTCAAACACTTTAGCTCTTAGAAATGCAAATGCAGATCATCATAATGCACGGTTTGAAGAGAAACTTATCACATGCAGAACTAATCAAGATCCTGAACCGAAAAATACAGGATTCAGATCCATTTTTCAGTCCATGTATGGTCCAACCTTGAAGAAAGTAGGAACACGAAGGTTTCACCGAGAAGGAGAAAGTAACGAGGATTTCGAGCCAAGTAACATGGTACACGGAATAAATGCTACTCCAATAACCTGTTTTCCAGATAATAATAGCCTTGCCGAACGACATTTTCAATCAAACAAGTTTGAAGCATCTACAGATAGATATGATGCTGGTCCGTCGCAGCCTAACATTGAACCGTTGAATTATTTTAACAGTAAGGAAAGTAGAAAAAATAAGCAACTAGGGAATGAAAATTGTTCAAACATGGATCTTAGTAAGGACAAGGAAGAAATGGCATCAAATTCATCTTCTGCCAGACAAAATACTAACGATTCTGATAACATAGATTCCAATGCACCATCCGGAAGAAAGGAAACAGAGAATATCGATCACAGAAGAGACAATCCAGGAAGTCTGTGGCTAACTCGATTTGCTCCGAAGTCAACTTCCCCTTTGTTCAACGACCTTTCATCATCACCAGGATTCGCAAACTCAGAGCAAATACCTGAAGTTAAAACCTTGGTCCATGATAGAATCGATAACGAAATAGATGAGAATATCAGTTTGAAGCAGAAATCAAATGATTTTATAGCTGTCAAGATAGAATGCAATGCATCATGCAAGAAAAACTGCGGTTCTACTTCTTCAAAGGAAAACAAATTCAATGACAAGGCTATTACAACATCTCCATTAAGATTGGCTGAAAGGAAGATCTCACATATGCCTGAGGAGATCTTTGATGCAGTGAAGAAGCTTCAATTGTCCCGCTCCGATATCCTGAA ATGGATAACTTCTCATGGATCGATATCTGAACTAGATGGTTTTTTCTTGCGACTGCGGGTTGGGAAGTTGGAAGAAGGACTCGGGGGAACTGGATACCATGTAGCTTATATAATTG ACACCGGGAGACATAGTTTGGAACAGCATACCAGAAAATCTCTGTCAGTGAAAGTAAAAGGAATAGAGTGTATGGTAGAAAGTCATTATATATCCAATCAAGAATTTCTTGAG GAAGAAATCATGGAATGGTGGTCTAACACCTCAGAAGCAGGTGTTGAGATTCCATCTGAAGAAGAATtgatatcaaaatttaaaaagaaacaaTTGTTAGGCCTTTAG